AATGACAATGGACCTTGCCCTCTTCTTGCTATCTGTAATTATCTCTCACTTGGCTTCTTGTTAGGGTTTCTCATTTGTTTTtgaagtttttagagagaacTGAATTGAGAAATGGAAATAAAATTTTGACTGCTATGTTTAGGTTGAATAATTTGTTTCGCTCATGGAACATATGCATGAATTACATAGTATTGACTCGTTTTGCTCGGTTTGTGTATTTATACACGGACCTAGGATTGATGTGACCTTCGGAAATTGCAAATGTTCTTCCTAAGAAGTGGAGAGATTGTTGTATAGTGATTTAGGTAATTAGTGGAAATTGATTTATTAGATGAAGTTTGATTGGTTGTTTAGACTCGCTATTTATTTATTCAGAAGTAAGATATGGCAATTGGATAATTTATTAGTTGATTTGGCAATTTGAGTAACAGTTTATGGTGCtgagttttcttttatatagttGAGTTGTCCAAatagttttttcttttaatattttcAATGGTGGTCTCCTTGAGGAAGATAAAACTGGTTGAGGATTCTCAGTTTTGATTCTGTTTCTTTATAGGCATGGATTCAGCCTATTTATCACAATTTCTTGTTTGATAATGCATTTTCTTTACTTGTACTGTTGCTGATTTGGATGCATTTCGCTAAACCTAAATATTAATTGAAAATGATTCCCATGCTTTAAATGGTGATGTATTAGCACCAAAAATTAGGTACTTCATTGAGCACGGGTGATTGGAAATTGTCATAAACAAGAACTTGGATTTTTGTTTAAAGTCTTACTGATGACTTCTTTTCTTGTTGTAGTTGCATTGAGAACCAAAAGAAGCATTGAACTTCAAATTGTAGCTTTAAGATTACACTAAATGTGGAATTATTTTTTGTTgtaagattttttattttattctaagATAACAGTTTCTTCTTTCCTCCACTCTTTACTATGGATTAATAAAAGTATAAACCCGTCCAAATAGATGTTTTGTAATGTGCACTGTGAAAGTGGTTTTTACTTTGAGTTTATgattatttagaataaaatagTTGAATTTCATTTTCCTTATTTCCTAAGAAAATAAACACAAGTTTGATATGTCATAAGATTTGAAGTCCAGTTTATTTAAATGTCCCTGCAATTTATGTGGAAAACCTCTAATCTCATCCACAATTCTGATTAGTTTCAGAGGAAAATGAAATATTGATTAGTGAACCTCTTCTttgcttctgatttgtaaatgcttttaaattttaaaacagTGAGATATATAGCCCATGCAAGCTAACTAAGAAGCAGTAGAGTACTTTCTCTTTTGTGTCAATGTGCTTATTGTTGATATTTATTCCTAGTTACTTATTGGGGTTCTCCCCAGCAATCTTATATAATGCAAGTTTCATGTCATTTATTTCAAGAAGTAAATATTAATTTGTTAGCATTGttgtttgttatttttgtttaattatgaTTTTGGAGGAGTATTTTATTTAAACATGAGTTgtgcaataaatatatatagaaagCCTATTTGTTTGGTTGTGTTAGAATTAGAACTCTGTTATTTGATTGTCAACATGTTGCTTTGCGATAGGTAATGTTCTTTCGTTGAGGAACAATCTAAATTTGAGCCCAGATATAGCTGAAGTTTCGCAGGAGAAACTATTATCGCTGGTTGCGGAACGCTTGATTGATTCCAACAGTAATGTTAATGTAAGAACCAAAACTTCCCTTCTTTTTTGCATAAAAGGTTATGTAGTTGTTCGATTAAATTAGTTATGGTGCCATTTTGTTGTGTAGAATAAAGATGAAGGTTATGTTGAAAACCAACAGCAGAATATTGCAGATGCTATTGATTTGCTTCCGCGTCTAGCAACCGGGATAGatgtaaatataaaatttaggaGGTCGTACTCTCCCTCCTTGTACCCATGCATGATGCAACTTCTTGGGCTCTGTGTCCGTGTTGTCTTATTTTAACAAATGTGCTTGGAACTTGCAGGATAGATGATTTCGAGTTCACCCCAGAATGTGCAATATTTGATTTGCTTGACATCCCTCTCTATCATGGTTGGATAGTTGATCCTCAAGTATGCTCTTCTCAAACTCCAATTATAATTTTGTGCTATTTAAGTTGAACTCTGCCTGTTTTTAGTACTATCAGTGTCTTGTTGATACTTTGGGAAATTTGGTTCGTGATACGAAAAAGTATACCATATCGTCTTAGATATGCTTTTGTGGCTCATTGTGCTGTTGGTTTTAACCAAGCTTAAGTAGTGAAAATGAAGGAATGTTGGTTATTTGCTTGCACTTGCATAACAGTTTTATTCTCCTCTTTAGGTAAATTTTTGGGCTCTTCTATATGAGaagtttttattgttttggaaTCTTGGCATCAATTTGTGTTTTAAATTTAAGTTGGTAACCTTTTTATTCTTGATTGTGTATGCattctttttattctttttctttttccatctTGTATCTGTTTATAGTTTACTTCCATTCAAACTGGGAAGATGTGTAGCATTACCTATTCATGTCTAGTTCTCCTTAATGTCCCCCATGATGCATGCAGGTCTCTATTCCGGTTGTGGCTTCTATTATACTAAGCAAACATGACACGAACAAAGAATTTGTGTATCAGTAATTCTCTATACGATGTCAACAAGCTTTGCCTTACCTGAAATTATTAACTTCGTTGCTTCCATTTGATTGTAGTTGTTCAACATAGATTGTGCCAGGTAAAAAGCTTTTTTGGATATAAAAGGAATCTCCTAAAGAAGACCAACTTGCAGGCTTTACTGACATGCCTGTGCCTAGGACTTAGGGCCTACTTTGGCATTTCTGGTTTTGCTTCTCTGGGacccttattattatttttctattgcCTTCGGCTTAGATATTCTCAAGAGACGGAAAGTATTTGGTTTGCAATTCTAGTTTTACCTACCAAGTTCCAATGTCAAAGCTCAGCTGCCTCTTGATTGGATGGATACTGTCTTCATATGTCTAGCACTCtcctattgtctttgtttgagaGATCTTACTAGTTATGTTATATCTCAAAAAGGATTATTCATTTGATATTTTGTATGTATTTTGCTGTGTTTGTATTATTAAATTACCTTGTTTGAATAGTTGTTCGTAATTTTGCATTTGGTGCCAGCGAATATGATTTTATTGAATGCTTTTACGAATGTTTGCAAAATTTGTAGTTTGCAAGacataattattttttcatGATTCTCCTTTATGCCctgaattttgtaaaatgttGTGCAATTATGCAAACCTGATTTGATTTTATCATCTACTCTTTAAGCTGACCAATCTCGCTTTTGCACATGTTCTAGGATTATGATACTGCCAATGCAGTTGGGGTGAAGTCCTATAACGCTCTTACTGGGGACCTTGTTGCCCTGGAAACACAAGTTATGGAAGGTGAAAATAAGAATAGCCCTGAGGAAGATTCTGTTGATTTTGCTGCTGCTACTGCTGCAACTCTGGGTGTGCCTTCTCCTTCACTTTCCAGAACTAGATCTTTTGATTCTCCTCGATCCATATCTGATCACGAACCAAGGAAAGGTGActtagaagaagaagcagagCTACTGAGGGCATTAAAAATGTCAGAGTCTGAACCACCCACTTCGACGGGTGATGTTAGTGGAGTTGTATCTGCTGGTCCATATGAAGATGCATGTTCAGAGGGGGCTATGCCTAAAAATTCTGTAGATACATTAAAAGGGAATACTAGCATTGATAATGGTGATAGTGCCTTGAATAACAATCATAATCATCCAGTATCTTTGGAAGTTTTCTCGGGGGAAGTGACATGTTCTCCCTCAAAGACTGAATTCTGTAACCACCTAGTTCAGTCAACTCATACAGAATCAACAGAACATAGTTCTTGCAATGATGTAACTTCAAACCGCGCTGTTGAGACATTAAACAATGAAGGTGCACTGCCTCAATCTGTTGGAAAAAATTTAATATCTCTAGATGTTGACCACATGAATATTACTCCtgtggatgagatggttaaaactCCATCAATCTCCATATCTGATAGTCATGAACCGGAAGATACTTTAA
The DNA window shown above is from Euphorbia lathyris chromosome 1, ddEupLath1.1, whole genome shotgun sequence and carries:
- the LOC136210684 gene encoding uncharacterized protein; translation: MEMASTSSSTEEQNQQAPAPAPAPVKEKECLHKTKTIQFLGRTTPIVLQNDNGPCPLLAICNVLSLRNNLNLSPDIAEVSQEKLLSLVAERLIDSNSNVNNKDEGYVENQQQNIADAIDLLPRLATGIDVNIKFRRIDDFEFTPECAIFDLLDIPLYHGWIVDPQDYDTANAVGVKSYNALTGDLVALETQVMEGENKNSPEEDSVDFAAATAATLGVPSPSLSRTRSFDSPRSISDHEPRKGDLEEEAELLRALKMSESEPPTSTGDVSGVVSAGPYEDACSEGAMPKNSVDTLKGNTSIDNGDSALNNNHNHPVSLEVFSGEVTCSPSKTEFCNHLVQSTHTESTEHSSCNDVTSNRAVETLNNEGALPQSVGKNLISLDVDHMNITPVDEMVKTPSISISDSHEPEDTLIEHDTAEVSGFSIPNPESDSSSGRFHGLDVPDAFTSSVDGSEPIYEGEECILDPGTTIYEDREPMYEGEVILAEQGDKTVGSKVEITPQQGELIRNFLKNSASQLTFYGLFCLQDGLKERELCVFFRNNHFSTMFKYDGELYLLATDQGYLNQPDLVWEKLNEVNGDTLFMTGNFKEFKVENHGNDAWDEHNAMTNTADYIASIDSAAEAGLDINSDLQLAIALQQQEFEQQQPPPPRHNSQQPATTGSSRLVTGPQVPRNSGKYPSSSSSPRPEAKSKDKCIVM